A part of Larimichthys crocea isolate SSNF chromosome VII, L_crocea_2.0, whole genome shotgun sequence genomic DNA contains:
- the LOC104928939 gene encoding roundabout homolog 2 isoform X2 — protein MNFGNFLLVTASFITITSGSRARFEDSAPRIVEDPSDLIVSKGEPATLNCKAEGRPTPSIEWYKDGERVETDKDDPRSHRMLLPSGSLFFLRIVHGRRSKPDEGVYTCVARNYLGEAISRNASLDVAILRDDFRQAPSDVVVAAGEPAVLECVPPRGHPEPTVSWKRNNVRVSTKDERITMRGGKLMISNTRKNDAGMYVCVGTNMVGERDSDPAELVVYERPVLVRRPVNQVVMEEETVDFLCEVHGDPAPTVRWRREEGELPRGRFEIRNGNSLRLFRVKEQDEGTYTCTSENSVGKTEASAMLQVHVPPQIATKPRDQIATQGRSITFQCGTTGNPPPAIFWQKEGSQLLLFPGQPPSQSGRYSVSMSGELTITDVHPEDSGFYICQAISVAGSVLTKALLEVEGGPSGRVPPIIRQGPANQTVSRGAAAQLHCRVIGGPSVKISWEKDGERLQGNKPRMTFMDNGTLQITDLKDTDSGMYTCVVSSATGESSWSGVLTVREDGVSSISRVSEFIQLPGPPQKPVVTEVTKNTVTLTWQSNPHEGGAAVTSYIIEAFSQSVGSTWQTVADHVKHERHTVVGLFPNTVYLFIVRAVNSYGLSDPSPISEPVRTQDGSPTEQGVDHRQVQRELGEVSVYLQKPAVLSPTSARISWTVALQSRYVQGYRIFYRTIGSSWLVQDVEATSDHSVILEDLHSSTEYEVKIRPYFNELQGHDSLMVLLRTPEEVLSAAPQAISVVQLTNSSSISVSWEPPPHNTQTGIIREYKVWCLGSGMEQENQINRTVDGAVLSILLTGLLPDVRYTVMVAAVTSLGVGAQSPPVSLILTAMDKTSTPVKKGGNLSISEQITSVVRQPAFIAGLGVAAWLVLMGFSGWLYCRHRRRKQLGHYTTSFAYTPAVGFAHSEGSGIINGGPSLLGSNMGNYPWLADSWPTPNLTHNSKDSVNFCSGKLDSDRYYNIGIINYPNQTEKRSTASNDSPIYSTINTAAEDDLLAYYDTYSSTSYNQGPDPYSSNPVLSNSGLVGLEQDLDQWTIQSGQSGSEYAKLQYTRKSSDKLMKQRTNGSSSKSAPLTWVDVLSLPLPANKDRGHARTDKQEGQHSSEEDDEDWCPPLPARTYLMDASREELSSPPSKSDELSYTASLKSSPQRETHKPSESPRLQHFDLLARHQSSSQVSQSNPDLFINTKIRDAGEAYHTRQWAEDFKEESLGKGQSPTISPVGESSPPAQAHRSRSKKRTPKDGQLRRELHNQAELPPPPAPPPTDDSLQLLADGLSRRRAHGEREEGSDSPTLQRRGEHFSPHRRGPTKWSSQDENVIPYGQSSFLPKVQMSGYGSLGGGVLSQSSTSGRRRDENLM, from the exons TCCTGAGAGATGATTTCCGGCAGGCTCCGAGTGATGTGGTGGTGGCCGCCGGTGAGCCCGCTGTGTTAGAGTGCGTGCCTCCACGTGGTCACCCCGAGCCCACCGTGTCCTGGAAACGCAACAACGTCCGAGTCAGCACCAAGGATGAACGCATCACG ATGCGTGGAGGCAAACTGATGATCTCTAACACCAGGAAGAACGATGCAGGGATGTACGTTTGTGTGGGAACAAATATGGTGGGCGAGAGGGACAGCGATCCTGCGGAGCTGGTGGTGTACG AACGCCCTGTGCTGGTACGGAGGCCGGTCAACCAGGTGGTCATGGAGGAAGAGACTGTGGATTTTCTGTGTGAAGTCCACGGAGATCCCGCCCCGACTGTCCGATGGCGGCGGGAGGAAGGGGAGCTTCCCCGTGGGAG GTTTGAAATCCGCAACGGCAACAGCCTCCGTTTGTTCCGCGTGAAAGAGCAGGATGAAGGGACGTATACCTGCACATCTGAGAACAGTGTGGGCAAGACAGAGGCCTCAGCCATGTTGCAGGTCCACG TACCACCTCAGATTGCCACAAAGCCCCGAGACCAGATTGCCACCCAGGGGAGGAGCATCACCTTCCAATGCGGCACCACAGGAAACCCTCCACCTGCCATCTTCTGGCAGAAAGAGGGCAGCCAG CTGTTGTTGTTCCCCGGCCAGCCGCCATCACAGTCTGGCCGTTATTCTGTCTCCATGAGCGGAGAGCTGACTATCACCGACGTCCACCCGGAGGACTCTGGCTTCTACATCTGCCAGGCCATCAGTGTAGCAGGGAGTGTGTTAACCAAGGCgctgctggaggtggagggag GTCCTTCGGGTCGCGTCCCGCCAATTATTCGCCAAGGACCGGCCAATCAGACTGTATCACGTGGGGCGGCGGCGCAGCTGCACTGCCGTGTGATCGGAGGACCCTCGGTCAAGATTTCCTGGGAGAAGGACGGAGAGAGACTTCAGGGAAATAAACCACGAATGACCTTCATGGATAATGGCACTTTGCAAATCACAGacttgaag GACACAGACTCGGGGATGTACACGTGCGTCGTATCCAGCGCCACGGGGGAGTCGAGCTGGAGCGGGGTGCTGACTGTCAGAG AAGACGGAGTCTCTTCAATATCCAGAGTTTCTGAGTTCATCCAGCTTCCAGGTCCTCCGCAGAAGCCCGTAGTGACGGAGGTGACCAAAAACACCGTCACCCTCACATGGCAGTCCAACCCTCATGAAGGAGGTGCAGCCGTCACGTCATACATTATCGAGGCCTTCAG CCAATCGGTCGGCAGCACCTGGCAAACGGTGGCGGACCACGTGAAGCACGAGCGGCACACGGTTGTCGGACTCTTCCCCAACACCGTTTACCTCTTTATTGTCCGAGCAGTCAACTCTTATGGCCTGAGCGATCCCAGCCCAATCTCTGAGCCTGTCAGGACGCAGG ATGGGAGTCCTACAGAACAGGGTGTGGACCACAGACAGGTGCAGAGAGAGTTAGGCGAGGTGTCTGTCTACCTGCAAAAGCCTGCGGTTTTGTCTCCAACCAGTGCCAGGATTTCTTGGACT GTCGCACTTCAGTCTCGCTACGTTCAAGGTTATCGTATATTTTACCGGACTATCGGCAGCTCCTGGTTGGTCCAGGATGTGGAGGCCACGTCTGACCACAGTGTCATCTTAGAAGATCTGCATAGTAGCACTGAATATGAGGTCAAGATACGCCCTTACTTCAACGAGTTACAGGGACATGACAGCCTCATGGTTCTGCTGCGTACGCCGGAGGAGG TTTTAAGTGCAGCTCCACAGGCTATATCAGTGGTTCAGCTCACCAACAGCTCCAGTATCAGCGTGTCCTGGGAGCCTCCGCCTCACAATACTCAGACTGGCATCATTCGGGAGTACAAG GTCTGGTGTCTGGGAAGCGGCATGGAGCAGGAGAACCAGATAAACCGAACGGTGGATGGAGCAGTATTGTCCATCCTGCTGACAGGCTTGCTGCCTGACGTCCGCTACACCGTCATGGTGGCTGCTGTCACCAGCCTGGGTGTGGGCGCTCAAAGTCCGCCTGTCAGCCTGATTCTCA CCGCGATGGACAAGACCTCGACCCCTGTGAAGAAAGGCGGCAACCTCAGCATATCAGAGCAGATCACAAGCGTCGTCCGGCAGCCGGCTTTCATCGCGGGACTAGGCGTGGCTGCGTGGTTGGTGCTGATGGGCTTCAGCGGCTGGCTGTACTGTCGACACCGCAGGAGGAAGCAGCTGGGACACTATACCACATCCTTCGCTTACACACCGGCGG TTGGCTTCGCTCACAGTGAAGGGTCTGGAATCATCAATGGAgg GCCTAGCTTGTTAGGGTCAAACATGGGTAACTACCCCTGGCTTGCCGACTCTTGGCCCACTCCAAACCTCACTCATAACAGCAAAGACTCTGTCAACTTCTGCTCTGGCAAACTGGACTCAGACAGATATTATAACA TTGGCATCATCAACTACCCGAACCAGACGGAGAAACGCAGCACGGCGTCCAATGACAGTCCCATCTACAGCACCATCAACACAGCTGCTGAGGATGACCTGCTGGCATACTACGACACCTACTCCAGTACATCCTACAACCAGGGTCCAGACCCGTACAGCAGCAACCCAGTACTGTCAAACAGTGGCCTTGTGGGACTGGAGCAGGACCTGGACCAGTGGACCATCCAGTCTGGTCAGTCTGGGTCTGAATACGCAAAGCTCCAGTATACCAGGAAAAGTAGCG ACAAACTGATGAAGCAGAGGACCAACGGGTCCTCGTCCAAGTCAGCTCCTCTCACCTGGGTGGATGTTTTGTCGCTGCCTCTTCCTGCCAACAAAGACAGAGGTCACGCAAGGACAGACAAACAAGAGGGGCAACACAG CTCTGAGGAAGACGATGAAGACTGGTGTCCTCCGCTACCGGCCAGAACTTACCTGATGGATGCTTCCAGGGAGGAGCTCTCCAGCCCGCCCTCCAAATCTGATGAGCTGTCCTACACAGCAAGTCTGAAGTCCTCCCCCCAGCGAGAGACGCACAAGCCCAGCGAGAGTCCGCGGCTGCAGCACTTTGACCTCTTGGCCCGTCACCAGTCGAGCTCCCAGGTCTCCCAGTCCAACCCGGATCTGTTTATCAACACCAAGATCCGGGATGCTGGTGAGGCGTACCACACCCGCCAATGGGCAGAAGATTTCAAGGAGGAAAGCCTCGGCAAAG GACAATCTCCGACTATCTCCCCTGTCGGCGAGTCGAGCCCACCAGCTCAGGCGCACAGATCCAGGAGTAAGAAGAGGACACCCAAGGATGGACAGCTCAGACGAGAGCTACACAACCAAGCAG AACTTCCCCCTCCACCAGCCCCTCCCCCTACAGATGACTCCCTCCAGCTCTTGGCTGACGGTCTGAGTCGCCGCCGAGCACACGGCGAAAGAGAAGAGGGGAGCGACTCGCCTACTCTTCAGAGGAGGGGAGAACATTTCTCACCCCACAGGAGAGGACCTACAAAGTGGTCATCACAGG ATGAGAATGTAATCCCATATGGACAGTCCAGCTTCCTGCCCAAGGTCCAGATGTCAGGCTACGGGTCCCTGGGTGGAGGAGTCTTATCACAATCCTCCACCAGCGGCCGGAGGAGAGATGAG AACCTCATGTAG